In Amycolatopsis sulphurea, one genomic interval encodes:
- a CDS encoding DEAD/DEAH box helicase, which yields MATSPSPSPAEAYAVSRRRGKYPQLTRFAGEVSFTFDDFQVRGCEALEDGHGVLVCAPTGAGKTVVGEFAVHLALAEGRKCFYTTPIKALSNQKYADLAARHGADAVGLLTGDTSINGDAQIVVMTTEVLRNMLYAGSSAIPELGYVVMDEVHYLADRFRGAVWEEVILHLPEHVRVVGLSATVSNAEEFGEWLVEVRGDTTVVVDEHRPVPLWQHMLVGNHLLDLFAGQNEADPGEQLRINPTLLRRTEDLGRYAPAFRGPRGGKRGTPQRGPRFRPPSRVDVVERLDNAGLLPAIVFIFSRAGCDAAVAQCVRSGLRLNGPEQIEQVRRIVDERTADLPEGDLGVLGYWEWREALERGIAGHHAGLLPAFKETVEELFVQGLVKVVFATETLALGINMPARTVVLERLVKYNGEAHVDLTPGEYTQLTGRAGRRGIDVEGHAVVAWQPGVDPKAVAGLASTRTYPLRSSFRPGYNMAVNLVAQVGADAARDLLEQSFAQFQADRSVVGTARRIDRNKEALKGYADAVTGDFDQMLDYVELRAKISAREKTLARQNTAARRADTAESLEKLRKGDVIAVPAGRRAGLAVVVDPGLDPIREPRPVVVTEDRWSGPLSVADFPAPVEPLGRIRLPKHLELRSPKTRRDIASSLRNAGIAVPGRARRRTGTGDDSELAALQRALRAHPCHGLAEREANLRWVERYQRLTGETEQLERKVAATTHSLARAFDRILRLLGERGYLGPGTGEDRVTEPGRRLARLYSESDLLAAECIRHGVWAGLGPAELAAVVSTLVFEARRDTAGEPRLPGGAVPAAWQETGKLWVDLTEDERRHRLDRTREPDAGFAWPVYRWARGESLEKVLTAAETNGQELSAGDFVRWCRQVIDLLDQIRDVLGKADPVGGTAAEAVRALRRGVVAAGGA from the coding sequence GTGGCCACTAGCCCTTCACCATCACCGGCCGAGGCCTACGCGGTCTCGCGGCGCCGCGGCAAATACCCCCAGCTGACCCGGTTCGCCGGCGAGGTCTCCTTCACCTTCGACGACTTCCAGGTCCGCGGCTGCGAAGCCCTCGAAGACGGCCACGGCGTGCTCGTATGCGCACCCACCGGCGCAGGCAAGACGGTGGTCGGCGAATTTGCCGTGCACCTCGCGCTCGCCGAGGGCCGCAAATGCTTCTACACCACCCCGATCAAGGCACTGTCCAACCAGAAGTACGCCGACCTCGCCGCCCGCCACGGCGCGGACGCGGTCGGCCTGCTCACCGGCGACACCTCCATCAACGGCGACGCCCAGATCGTCGTCATGACCACCGAGGTACTGCGGAACATGCTCTACGCGGGCAGCTCCGCCATCCCCGAACTCGGCTACGTGGTGATGGACGAGGTGCACTACCTCGCCGACCGGTTCCGCGGCGCCGTCTGGGAGGAGGTCATCCTGCACCTGCCCGAACACGTGCGCGTGGTCGGCCTTTCGGCCACGGTCAGCAACGCCGAGGAGTTCGGCGAATGGCTGGTCGAGGTCCGCGGTGACACCACCGTCGTGGTCGACGAGCACCGCCCGGTCCCGCTGTGGCAGCACATGCTCGTCGGGAACCACCTGCTCGACCTGTTCGCCGGCCAGAACGAAGCCGACCCGGGCGAGCAGCTGCGGATCAACCCGACCCTGCTGCGCCGCACCGAGGACCTCGGCCGCTATGCCCCGGCCTTCCGCGGACCACGCGGCGGCAAACGCGGCACCCCGCAGCGCGGCCCCCGGTTCCGCCCGCCGTCCCGTGTCGACGTGGTCGAACGGCTCGACAACGCCGGGCTGCTGCCCGCGATCGTGTTCATCTTCTCCCGCGCCGGCTGCGACGCCGCGGTGGCTCAGTGCGTGCGCTCCGGCCTGCGGCTCAACGGCCCCGAACAGATCGAGCAGGTCCGCCGCATCGTCGACGAGCGCACCGCCGACCTGCCCGAAGGCGACCTCGGCGTGCTCGGCTACTGGGAATGGCGCGAAGCCCTCGAACGCGGCATCGCCGGGCACCACGCCGGGCTGCTGCCCGCGTTCAAGGAGACCGTCGAAGAGCTGTTCGTGCAGGGGCTGGTGAAGGTCGTCTTCGCCACCGAAACCCTCGCGCTCGGCATCAACATGCCCGCCCGCACCGTCGTACTGGAACGGCTGGTCAAGTACAACGGCGAAGCCCACGTCGACCTCACCCCCGGCGAATACACCCAGCTCACCGGCCGTGCCGGGCGCCGCGGGATCGACGTCGAAGGCCACGCCGTGGTCGCCTGGCAACCCGGCGTCGACCCGAAAGCCGTCGCCGGGCTCGCCTCCACCCGCACCTACCCGCTGCGTTCCTCGTTCCGGCCCGGCTACAACATGGCCGTGAACCTGGTCGCCCAGGTCGGCGCGGACGCCGCCCGTGACCTGCTGGAACAGTCCTTCGCCCAGTTCCAGGCCGACCGTTCGGTGGTCGGCACCGCCCGCCGTATCGACCGCAACAAGGAAGCCCTCAAGGGCTACGCCGACGCGGTCACCGGCGACTTCGACCAGATGCTCGACTACGTCGAGCTGCGGGCGAAGATCTCCGCCCGCGAGAAGACCCTGGCCCGGCAGAACACCGCCGCCCGGCGCGCGGACACCGCCGAATCGCTGGAAAAGCTCCGCAAGGGCGACGTCATCGCGGTCCCCGCCGGCCGTCGCGCCGGGCTGGCCGTGGTCGTCGATCCCGGCCTCGACCCGATCCGCGAACCCCGCCCCGTGGTGGTCACCGAGGACCGCTGGTCCGGGCCGCTGTCGGTGGCCGACTTCCCCGCCCCGGTCGAACCACTCGGCCGGATCCGGCTGCCCAAGCACCTCGAACTGCGCTCCCCGAAGACCCGCCGCGACATCGCGTCCTCGCTGCGCAACGCCGGAATCGCAGTGCCCGGCCGCGCCCGCCGCCGCACCGGCACCGGCGACGACTCGGAGCTGGCCGCACTGCAGCGCGCCCTGCGTGCCCACCCGTGCCACGGCCTCGCCGAACGCGAGGCCAACCTCCGCTGGGTCGAGCGTTACCAGCGGCTGACCGGCGAAACCGAACAACTCGAACGCAAGGTCGCCGCGACCACCCACTCCCTGGCCCGCGCCTTCGACCGGATCCTGCGGCTGCTCGGCGAACGCGGCTACCTCGGCCCCGGCACCGGCGAGGACCGGGTCACCGAACCCGGCCGCCGCCTCGCCCGGCTCTACAGCGAATCCGACCTGCTGGCCGCCGAATGCATCCGCCACGGCGTCTGGGCCGGGCTCGGCCCCGCCGAACTCGCCGCGGTCGTGTCCACTCTCGTGTTCGAAGCCCGCCGCGACACCGCGGGCGAACCCCGGCTGCCCGGCGGCGCGGTCCCCGCCGCCTGGCAGGAGACCGGCAAGCTGTGGGTCGACCTGACCGAGGACGAACGACGCCACCGACTCGACCGCACCCGCGAACCCGACGCCGGTTTCGCCTGGCCGGTCTACCGGTGGGCCCGCGGCGAATCACTGGAGAAGGTCCTCACCGCCGCGGAGACCAACGGCCAGGAACTGTCCGCGGGCGACTTCGTCCGCTGGTGCCGCCAGGTGATCGACCTGCTCGACCAGATCCGCGACGTGCTCGGCAAGGCCGACCCGGTCGGTGGCACCGCCGCCGAAGCGGTCCGCGCCCTGCGCCGCGGCGTCGTCGCGGCCGGTGGCGCATGA
- a CDS encoding DUF4333 domain-containing protein, whose product MSTPYGGNDPRQQPPYGQQPQYGQQPGGAYPPSGPQQQPYDPQQYGQQQPQYGGYPQQQPQAPQTPQWGQQPPPQAPYGQPYDQGQQAGYDPNQQQGYNQPGGAQQPPQPGPYDYGQPGGEPESGGGSKKGLFVGIGVLVVVVVVVAILGFVAPGFFKSEVFNNSQMQTDVAKLLTDTYKIQGVSGVTCPADQKVSDGEKFECTATINGTPQQVPIVVKGTDGNYEVSPPKSGQ is encoded by the coding sequence ATGAGCACGCCGTATGGCGGCAACGACCCGCGGCAGCAGCCCCCTTACGGGCAGCAGCCACAGTACGGCCAGCAGCCGGGTGGCGCCTACCCGCCGAGCGGCCCGCAGCAGCAACCGTACGATCCCCAGCAGTACGGGCAGCAACAGCCGCAGTACGGCGGCTACCCGCAGCAGCAACCCCAGGCGCCGCAGACCCCGCAGTGGGGCCAGCAGCCACCGCCGCAGGCCCCGTACGGCCAGCCCTATGACCAGGGCCAGCAGGCGGGTTACGACCCCAACCAGCAGCAGGGCTACAACCAGCCCGGCGGCGCCCAGCAGCCACCGCAGCCCGGTCCTTACGACTACGGGCAGCCCGGTGGGGAACCGGAATCCGGGGGCGGGTCGAAGAAAGGCCTGTTCGTCGGGATCGGCGTACTCGTCGTGGTGGTTGTGGTGGTGGCGATCCTCGGGTTCGTCGCACCCGGCTTCTTCAAGTCCGAGGTCTTCAACAACAGCCAGATGCAGACCGACGTCGCGAAGCTGCTCACCGACACCTACAAGATCCAGGGTGTCAGCGGGGTCACCTGCCCGGCCGACCAGAAGGTCTCCGACGGCGAGAAGTTCGAGTGCACCGCGACGATCAACGGCACCCCGCAGCAGGTGCCGATCGTGGTCAAGGGCACCGACGGCAACTACGAGGTGTCGCCGCCCAAATCCGGGCAGTGA
- a CDS encoding GNAT family N-acetyltransferase encodes MSEYRIRPLETGEHREAWDLFRASLHVSPGSDEEWDRAALSHQQRRSVGAFGPGLIGTARSFDAELLVPGGAKVPLAAVTGIGVRAGWTRRGVLTSMIEAQLADFTERGIVAATLRATEGAIYGRYGYGIATHAQNVLVDRHRARLRPEVPPGGQVHVLDLGDAVPQWPELYAATGFTRPGAMTRPPVFWGGHESQVRRLSPFPRTAVHHSPAGVDGYLVYYVDRESTPVKLHVPGFHYTSPEAFAGLWRFLLSVDLVDEIALMYRPLGEPTSLLFTNPHTAKIETTHDETWLRLVDVPAALAARTYGVAEPVVLEVHDRMLPANDGRYRIGPGGVERTGVTADLELDVDTLAMLYLGEWRPAPLALAGRITGADEKTLARTETLFGTERNPWCGTDF; translated from the coding sequence ATGAGCGAGTACCGCATCCGGCCGCTGGAGACTGGCGAGCACCGCGAGGCCTGGGACCTGTTCCGGGCCTCGCTGCACGTCTCGCCCGGCAGCGACGAGGAATGGGACCGAGCCGCGCTGTCGCACCAGCAGCGGCGCAGCGTCGGCGCGTTCGGTCCCGGTCTCATCGGCACGGCGCGTTCCTTCGACGCCGAGCTGCTGGTGCCCGGCGGAGCGAAAGTCCCGCTCGCCGCGGTCACCGGCATCGGCGTCCGCGCCGGCTGGACCCGCCGAGGCGTGCTCACCTCCATGATCGAGGCGCAGCTGGCCGACTTCACCGAACGCGGGATCGTCGCCGCGACCCTGCGGGCCACCGAAGGCGCCATCTACGGCCGCTACGGCTACGGCATTGCCACCCACGCCCAGAACGTGCTGGTCGACCGGCACCGAGCCAGGCTGCGCCCGGAAGTCCCGCCCGGCGGCCAGGTACACGTACTGGATCTCGGCGACGCCGTGCCGCAGTGGCCCGAGCTGTACGCCGCGACCGGCTTCACCCGCCCCGGCGCGATGACCCGGCCACCGGTGTTCTGGGGCGGTCACGAAAGCCAGGTCCGCCGGCTCTCGCCGTTCCCCCGCACCGCCGTACACCACAGTCCCGCAGGCGTTGACGGCTACCTCGTCTACTACGTCGACCGTGAATCCACGCCCGTGAAACTGCACGTCCCCGGGTTCCACTACACCAGCCCCGAAGCGTTCGCCGGGTTGTGGCGCTTCCTGCTCTCGGTGGACCTCGTCGACGAGATCGCGTTGATGTACCGGCCGCTCGGCGAGCCGACGTCGTTGCTGTTCACCAACCCGCACACCGCGAAGATCGAAACCACGCACGACGAAACCTGGCTCCGGCTGGTCGACGTGCCCGCCGCACTAGCCGCCCGCACCTACGGTGTAGCCGAACCGGTCGTGCTCGAAGTCCACGACCGGATGCTGCCCGCCAACGACGGCCGCTACCGCATCGGACCCGGCGGTGTGGAACGGACCGGCGTCACCGCGGACCTCGAACTCGATGTGGACACCCTCGCCATGCTCTACCTCGGCGAGTGGCGTCCGGCCCCGCTCGCCCTCGCCGGCCGGATCACCGGTGCGGACGAGAAAACCCTCGCCCGCACCGAAACCCTGTTCGGAACCGAGCGGAATCCCTGGTGCGGCACGGACTTCTGA
- a CDS encoding 5'-3' exonuclease, producing the protein MTGPLALLDSASLYFRSFYALPDSMTAPDGTPVNAVRGFTDTLARILTDRRPSRLVACLDADWRPKFRTDLLPSYKAHRVAEIGDGGTDVEEVPDTLTPQVPIILDVLAAFGFATAEAAGYEADDVIGVLATREQVDAVEVITGDRDLFQLVRTEPTPASVVYVGKGWAKAEELGPAEIAERYGVPVDHAGPAYADMAALRGDPSDGLPGVAGIGEKTAAKLITQFGSLAELVAAASSGDSRVPLKTRLRLADAADYLAVAPTVVRVAVDAPVTQSGPDAVPAAPADPDRIAQLAERWNLGRSVERLLAALPGA; encoded by the coding sequence GTGACCGGACCACTCGCCCTGCTCGATTCCGCGAGCCTGTACTTCCGTTCGTTCTACGCGCTGCCGGATTCGATGACCGCTCCAGACGGGACGCCGGTCAACGCGGTGCGCGGGTTCACCGACACGCTCGCCCGGATCCTCACCGATCGCCGCCCGTCGCGGCTGGTGGCCTGTCTGGACGCGGACTGGCGGCCGAAGTTCCGCACCGATCTGCTGCCGAGTTACAAGGCGCACCGGGTCGCCGAAATCGGCGACGGCGGGACCGATGTGGAGGAGGTGCCCGACACGCTCACCCCGCAGGTGCCGATCATCCTCGACGTGCTGGCCGCGTTCGGGTTCGCCACCGCGGAGGCGGCCGGGTACGAGGCGGACGACGTGATCGGCGTGCTGGCCACCCGCGAGCAGGTGGACGCGGTGGAGGTGATCACCGGGGATCGTGATCTGTTCCAGCTGGTGCGGACGGAGCCGACGCCGGCTTCGGTGGTGTACGTCGGCAAGGGCTGGGCGAAGGCGGAGGAACTCGGCCCAGCCGAGATCGCGGAGCGTTACGGCGTGCCCGTCGACCATGCCGGTCCGGCGTACGCGGATATGGCGGCGTTGCGCGGGGATCCGTCGGACGGATTGCCCGGCGTCGCCGGGATCGGCGAGAAGACCGCGGCGAAGCTGATCACGCAGTTCGGTTCGCTGGCCGAACTGGTGGCCGCCGCGTCGTCCGGGGATTCCCGGGTGCCGCTGAAGACCCGGTTGCGGCTCGCCGATGCCGCGGACTACCTGGCGGTCGCACCCACCGTGGTGCGGGTCGCGGTGGACGCGCCGGTGACCCAGTCCGGTCCGGATGCGGTGCCCGCCGCGCCCGCCGATCCGGACCGGATCGCGCAGCTGGCCGAGCGCTGGAATCTGGGCCGGTCGGTGGAGCGGCTGCTGGCCGCGTTGCCGGGGGCGTGA
- a CDS encoding M24 family metallopeptidase, translated as MSSRSLHTPAPDAAALRARLDRAARAASAADTDALLVAPGSDLRYLLGQAGGSFERLTTLVVPADGPPALVVPKLEAPGYHDVPTAELGVEILTWVDGEDPYRLVADRLGKPGRVAVSDFTAALHVLALRAALGDAEQTLAGPILRELRMRKDTTEIDALRAAGAAIDRVHAGMGEWLRAGRTEAEVGADIAAAIVAEGHTRADFVIVGSGPNGASPHHDVSDRVIERGDVVVIDIGGPIAEGYNSDSTRTYAIGEPRDADVAGTYAVLQRAQQAAVGAVRPGATAESIDAAAREVIEAAGFGEYFIHRTGHGIGLDVHEEPYIVAGNSLPLEAGMAFSIEPGIYQPGRWGARIEDIVVVTGTGAEAVNTRPHELVVLDA; from the coding sequence ATGTCGAGCCGATCCCTCCATACGCCTGCCCCCGACGCCGCCGCGCTTCGTGCCCGGCTGGACCGCGCCGCGCGAGCGGCGTCCGCCGCGGACACCGACGCCCTGCTCGTCGCACCCGGCTCCGACCTGCGCTACCTGCTCGGCCAGGCAGGTGGCTCGTTCGAGCGGCTGACCACCCTCGTGGTGCCCGCCGACGGCCCGCCCGCGCTGGTCGTGCCGAAGCTGGAGGCCCCCGGCTACCACGACGTGCCTACCGCCGAACTCGGCGTCGAGATCCTGACCTGGGTGGACGGGGAGGACCCGTACCGGCTGGTCGCCGACCGGCTCGGCAAACCGGGCCGGGTCGCGGTCAGCGACTTCACCGCGGCGCTGCATGTCCTCGCGCTGCGCGCCGCCCTCGGCGACGCCGAGCAGACGCTGGCCGGCCCGATCCTGCGGGAGCTGCGGATGCGCAAGGACACCACCGAGATCGATGCCCTGCGCGCGGCCGGCGCGGCGATCGACCGCGTGCACGCGGGGATGGGGGAGTGGCTGCGCGCCGGCCGCACCGAGGCCGAGGTGGGCGCCGACATCGCCGCGGCGATCGTGGCCGAGGGGCACACCCGCGCGGACTTCGTGATCGTCGGCTCCGGCCCGAACGGCGCGAGCCCGCACCATGACGTGTCCGATCGCGTCATCGAACGCGGCGACGTGGTGGTGATCGACATCGGCGGCCCGATCGCCGAGGGCTACAACTCCGACTCCACCCGCACCTACGCGATCGGCGAACCCCGGGACGCCGACGTCGCCGGGACTTACGCGGTGCTGCAGCGCGCGCAGCAGGCCGCGGTCGGCGCGGTCCGGCCGGGCGCCACCGCGGAATCGATCGACGCCGCCGCCCGAGAGGTGATCGAGGCCGCCGGATTCGGCGAGTACTTCATCCACCGCACCGGCCACGGCATCGGCCTCGACGTGCACGAGGAGCCCTACATCGTCGCGGGCAACAGCCTGCCGCTCGAGGCGGGCATGGCCTTCAGCATCGAGCCCGGTATCTACCAGCCCGGCCGCTGGGGCGCGCGGATCGAGGACATCGTGGTGGTCACCGGAACCGGGGCAGAGGCGGTGAACACGCGGCCGCACGAGCTCGTCGTGCTGGACGCATGA
- a CDS encoding Lrp/AsnC family transcriptional regulator, producing MSSPLEPLDQAIVQELAADGRRSFTDLAERVGLSVSAVHQRVRRLEQRGVILGYTAKLDGEQIGLPLTALISLTPNDPAAPDDYPQRIQHITEIESCYSVAGDESYILLVRVASPLGLEDLLRRIREAAKVSTRTTVVLSTPFEGRSPTL from the coding sequence ATGAGCAGCCCGTTGGAGCCCCTGGACCAGGCGATCGTGCAGGAGCTCGCGGCCGACGGCCGGCGCAGCTTCACCGACCTCGCCGAACGCGTCGGGCTGTCGGTCTCGGCGGTGCACCAGCGGGTGCGGCGCCTCGAACAGCGCGGCGTCATCCTCGGCTACACCGCGAAGCTGGACGGCGAACAGATCGGCCTGCCGCTCACCGCGCTGATCTCGCTGACCCCGAACGACCCCGCCGCACCCGACGACTACCCGCAACGGATCCAGCACATCACCGAGATCGAGTCCTGCTACTCGGTGGCCGGGGACGAGTCCTACATCCTGCTGGTCCGGGTCGCCTCCCCGCTCGGGCTGGAGGACCTGCTGCGGCGGATCCGCGAGGCGGCGAAGGTGTCCACCCGCACCACGGTGGTGCTCTCGACACCGTTCGAAGGCCGTTCACCGACCCTGTGA
- a CDS encoding GDSL-type esterase/lipase family protein, whose protein sequence is MRRFRWWWGALVLACVALLIGSFVLFGAESMRGRPQPRQGPPGTGPLTVVALGDSTVSGEGAGDYTPDTDGRNGDWCHRSPNAFVQKVRIPGVTARVNLACSGAPSAQVALGGADQWGERSQAAQLAEVVKNHRVSVVVIGVGANDDPKFSAQVTTCFQAWFSAGEAGCNVALRETWKSKVDAMVPKVTAAVGDVKKVLARAGYVPADYQLVLQSYATPVGPGIPADLQSLNGCPFRTDDLDWIAGPGISTLSAGLRQAATQTGARFLDLAQAGKQHEACSGGADQATEWFTRLTLHLDDLTHLDRATHALQESFHPNAAGHAAIAGCLSEFLATRDATAACVDGPGNALNAKPGG, encoded by the coding sequence ATGCGAAGATTCCGGTGGTGGTGGGGGGCGCTGGTCCTCGCCTGTGTGGCCTTGCTGATCGGCTCGTTCGTGCTCTTCGGGGCGGAGAGCATGCGGGGGCGGCCACAGCCCCGGCAGGGGCCGCCCGGCACCGGGCCGCTGACCGTGGTCGCGCTCGGCGACAGCACCGTCTCCGGGGAAGGCGCCGGGGACTACACCCCGGACACCGACGGCCGCAACGGCGACTGGTGCCACCGCTCCCCCAACGCGTTCGTGCAGAAGGTCCGCATCCCGGGAGTCACCGCGCGGGTCAACCTCGCCTGTTCCGGAGCGCCCTCGGCCCAGGTCGCCCTCGGCGGCGCCGACCAGTGGGGTGAGCGTTCGCAGGCCGCGCAGCTGGCGGAGGTGGTCAAGAACCACCGGGTGAGCGTGGTCGTGATCGGGGTCGGCGCGAACGACGATCCGAAGTTCTCCGCGCAGGTCACCACCTGTTTTCAGGCCTGGTTCAGCGCCGGGGAGGCCGGCTGCAACGTGGCCCTGCGGGAAACCTGGAAGTCCAAAGTGGACGCCATGGTGCCGAAGGTGACCGCCGCGGTCGGCGACGTGAAGAAGGTGCTCGCGCGGGCCGGTTACGTGCCCGCGGACTATCAGCTGGTGCTGCAGTCCTACGCCACCCCGGTGGGGCCCGGCATCCCGGCCGATCTGCAGAGCCTCAACGGCTGCCCGTTCCGCACCGACGATCTCGACTGGATCGCCGGGCCCGGGATCAGCACCCTGTCGGCCGGGCTGCGGCAGGCGGCCACGCAGACCGGGGCCCGGTTCCTGGACCTGGCGCAGGCCGGAAAGCAGCACGAGGCGTGCAGCGGCGGCGCCGATCAGGCCACGGAGTGGTTCACCCGGCTCACCCTGCATCTCGACGATCTGACCCACCTCGACCGGGCCACGCACGCACTGCAGGAATCCTTCCACCCCAACGCCGCCGGGCACGCCGCGATCGCCGGCTGTCTCTCGGAGTTCCTCGCCACCCGCGACGCCACCGCGGCCTGCGTCGACGGGCCCGGCAACGCCTTGAACGCGAAGCCCGGCGGCTGA
- a CDS encoding glycoside hydrolase family 16 protein — protein MRLSRARLRRAALVLAAAAVLPLAAVPAHAADDWTTVFSDDFDGAAGTGLNPQNWLYDKGTGYPGGAANWGTGEVETSTDSTANVYHDGSGHLVIKPIRDAGGAWTSGRIESARTDFGAPAGGRMEMSATLQLPDPERGLGYWPAFWAMGADARPVGATNWPSIGELDIMENVNALDKHSSTFHCGQWQGECHAPDGITSDLQDCAGCKTGYHTYSVVVDRRNPTAEELQFSLDGRQTFAVKQNQVSADTWKAAVDHGFFAVFDVAIGGSYPNKVCGCTSPAADTTSGAGMSIDSFAVKVSKS, from the coding sequence ATGCGATTGAGCCGAGCCCGGTTGCGCCGGGCAGCCCTCGTGCTGGCCGCCGCGGCGGTCCTCCCGCTCGCCGCGGTGCCCGCGCACGCCGCCGACGACTGGACCACGGTCTTCTCCGACGATTTCGACGGTGCCGCCGGTACCGGCCTGAACCCCCAGAACTGGCTCTACGACAAGGGAACCGGCTATCCCGGCGGGGCGGCGAACTGGGGCACCGGCGAGGTGGAGACCTCGACCGATTCGACCGCCAACGTCTACCACGACGGATCCGGGCACCTGGTGATCAAGCCGATCCGGGACGCGGGCGGCGCGTGGACCTCCGGGCGGATCGAAAGCGCCCGGACCGACTTCGGTGCTCCGGCGGGCGGCCGGATGGAGATGAGCGCGACGCTGCAGCTGCCCGATCCCGAGCGCGGGCTCGGCTACTGGCCCGCGTTCTGGGCGATGGGCGCCGACGCCCGCCCGGTCGGGGCGACGAACTGGCCCAGCATCGGCGAACTGGACATCATGGAGAACGTGAACGCGCTGGACAAGCACTCCAGCACGTTCCACTGCGGCCAGTGGCAGGGCGAATGCCACGCCCCCGACGGCATCACCAGCGACCTGCAGGACTGCGCGGGCTGCAAGACCGGCTACCACACCTACTCGGTGGTGGTCGATCGCCGCAATCCCACCGCCGAGGAGCTGCAGTTCTCCCTCGACGGGCGGCAGACCTTCGCGGTCAAGCAGAACCAGGTCTCGGCCGACACCTGGAAGGCCGCCGTGGACCACGGCTTCTTCGCGGTCTTCGACGTCGCGATCGGCGGTTCCTACCCGAACAAGGTGTGCGGCTGCACCTCACCGGCCGCGGACACCACCTCGGGCGCCGGGATGAGCATCGACTCGTTCGCGGTCAAGGTCAGCAAGAGCTGA
- a CDS encoding lysozyme has translation MSRIERGRRPLRTALAVAAMALPWTVVNAGPATAADYSKAADDTAGSQIAVHEGVQGGPARADLAGGQALGHDVSGHQGPVDWAKAAASGAQFAYVKATEGTGYVSPHFAQQYNGAQKAGLIRGAYHFARPDLSSGAAQAEYFIAHGGAWRKGGTTLPGALDVEYNPYGDACYGKSPADMTAWIADFASTYLAKQHRSAIIYTSTSWWKRCTGNTARFGDTNPLWLARYAPAIGELPAGWDKQSIWQFARDGGLPGDQNYYNGPISRVQALARGA, from the coding sequence ATGAGCCGTATCGAACGAGGACGCCGACCCTTGCGGACGGCGCTCGCCGTCGCCGCGATGGCACTGCCGTGGACGGTCGTGAACGCGGGACCGGCCACGGCCGCGGATTACTCGAAAGCGGCGGACGACACCGCGGGATCACAGATCGCGGTGCACGAAGGCGTACAGGGCGGCCCGGCGCGTGCGGATCTCGCCGGCGGGCAGGCTCTCGGACACGACGTGAGCGGTCACCAAGGCCCGGTGGATTGGGCGAAGGCGGCAGCGTCGGGTGCCCAGTTCGCGTACGTCAAAGCCACCGAGGGCACCGGGTACGTCAGCCCACACTTTGCACAGCAGTACAACGGCGCGCAGAAGGCGGGCCTGATCCGCGGCGCCTATCACTTCGCGCGGCCGGATCTTTCCAGCGGCGCCGCGCAGGCCGAGTACTTCATCGCGCACGGCGGCGCCTGGCGCAAGGGCGGCACGACGCTGCCAGGTGCGCTGGACGTCGAGTACAACCCGTACGGCGACGCCTGCTACGGCAAGAGCCCCGCGGACATGACCGCGTGGATCGCCGACTTCGCGAGCACCTACCTCGCGAAGCAGCACCGCAGCGCGATCATCTACACCTCGACGTCCTGGTGGAAACGCTGCACCGGCAACACCGCGCGGTTCGGCGACACGAATCCACTGTGGCTGGCCCGGTACGCCCCGGCGATCGGGGAGTTGCCCGCGGGCTGGGACAAGCAGAGCATCTGGCAGTTCGCCCGCGACGGCGGGCTGCCCGGCGACCAGAACTACTACAACGGCCCGATCAGCCGGGTACAGGCGCTGGCCCGGGGCGCCTGA